A stretch of the Chanos chanos chromosome 1, fChaCha1.1, whole genome shotgun sequence genome encodes the following:
- the avpr2l gene encoding arginine vasopressin receptor 2, like has translation MGEKLNCSSDNSTSGQEHFGTPECADTEGYFALVKAGVLGTIFVLATCSNLFLLQALWRRRKRNTRTQLFLLHLCFADLVVAFFQVLPQLSMEITHRFKGSDFVCRTVKYLQVVGMFASTYMIVAMTIDRYNAVCRPMVSFFRGSFRRYVSIAAAWLISLAFSVPQLFIFSLQEVEKNLYDCWATFIEPWGGKIYITWITLSVFVLPAIILLYCQIKICTGIYFNMKRKALQAATSDGHSCPKGISSAMLKTVKMTFIIILVYTICWTPFFVVQLWSAWSPRSAPSKGLVFVIIMLLASLNSCTNPWIYLYYS, from the exons ATGGGTGAGAAACTTAATTGCAGTAGCGACAACAGCACCTCGGGACAGGAGCACTTTGGAACCCCGGAATGCGCGGACACGGAAGGGTACTTTGCGCTAGTGAAAGCCGGAGTTCTGGGGACCATTTTCGTACTCGCAACATGTAGCAATTTGTTTCTGTTGCAAGCTCTTTGGAGAAGGCGTAAAAGAAATACACGAACTCAGCTCTTCCTTTTGCATTTATGCTTCGCGGACTTGGTGGTCGCCTTCTTCCAAGTCCTGCCGCAGCTCTCCATGGAAATAACGCACCGTTTTAAAGGTTCCGATTTTGTTTGCAGAACAGTTAAGTATCTCCAGGTCGTCGGAATGTTTGCTTCAACATATATGATCGTGGCCATGACCATAGATCGTTATAATGCGGTTTGTAGACCCATGGTGTCTTTTTTTCGGGGATCGTTTCGGAGATATGTTTCCATTGCTGCGGCATGGCTGATCTCTCTGGCGTTCAGTGTCCCACAGctgttcatcttttctctccaaGAGGTAGAGAAGAACCTCTACGACTGTTGGGCGACTTTCATTGAACCATGGGGGGGCAAAATATACATCACCTGGATTACTTTGTCGGTGTTTGTTCTACCAGCCATCATTTTACTCTactgtcaaataaaaatatGCACAGGAATTTATTTCAATATGAAAAGGAAGGCTCTGCAAGCAGCCACAAGCGACGGCCACTCATGCCCGAAAGGCATATCAAGTGCTATgttaaaaactgtcaaaatgacatttattatcATCCTTGTGTACACTATATGCTGGACtccgttttttgttgttcagcTGTGGTCTGCCTGGAGCCCAAGAAGCGCACCATCCAAAG GTCTGGTGTTTGTCATAATCATGCTTCTCGCCAGTCTAAACAGTTGCACCAACCCCTGGATCTATCTCTACTACAGCTGA
- the LOC115816414 gene encoding THAP domain-containing protein 5-like encodes MPRYCAYTFCKNRGGIPAKDNKRISFYPFPLRDEVRLKKWISNMRRGEWVPSRHQYLCSEHFTEDSFDLRWGIRYLRHTAIPTIFPEHKINRSHSKKSPKSKLKSRDDDVQLIRTSSPPRKKPLILRKESRRDSALLNGLGSGSVNVSPVPAVVVVKDLPLDAEDSATELFRIERVFSGIKTDLSDSVAELAGGGDRDVLTESCGRVLSETSSQNVKADSTVTVLCCETASPLTSGEQDSDCSNPALMISAVSVDAEKEGVDSSVEGPEEGTSDGELILPCEHSYFRQDTEKEHLWRRIASLHTKITELDKREESTVAKIKSVESEIAYLKKRNSVCEERQKALEEYFTTVHSFFCLTGLSLSKEPVILESLGHS; translated from the exons ATGCCTCGATATTGTGCCTATACATTTTGTAAGAACCGTGGCGGAATACCtgcaaaagacaacaaaagaatAAGTTTTTATCC TTTCCCATTACGAGACGAAGTGAGACTTAAGAAGTGGATCTCGAACATGAGACGTGGAGAGTGGGTCCCAAGTCGGCATCAGTATTTGTGCAGTGAGCATTTCACAGAGGATTCCTTCGACCTTCGCTGGGGAATCCGCTACCTGAGGCACACCGCCATTCCAACCATTTTCCCTGAA CATAAAATCAACCGATCTCACAGCAAGAAGAGTCCCAAATCCAAACTTAAGTCACGTGATGATGACGTCCAGCTCATCAGGACTTCTTCGCCTCCTCGGAAGAAACCGCTCATTCTGAGGAAGGAGAGCAGACGAGACAGCGCCCTGCTGAATGGCCTAGGTAGTGGGTCAGTGAATGTGTCACCGGTTCCCGCAGTGGTGGTAGTCAAAGACCTCCCTTTAGACGCTGAGGATTCGGCCACCGAGCTTTTCCGCATAGAGAGAGTGTTCTCTGGTATCAAAACAGATCTGAGTGACTCTGTGGCTGAACTGGCCGGAGGAGGGGACAGGGACGTGTTGACTGAATCATGTGGTAGGGTACTCAGTGAGACAAGCAGCCAGAATGTTAAAGCTGACtccactgtaacagtgctgtgctgtgaaaCAGCTTCTCCTCTTACCAGTGGAGAACAGGACTCAGACTGCTCAAATCCTGCTCTGATGATCAGCGCTGTCTCTGTGgatgcagagaaagagggagtggaCAGTAGTGTAGAGGGGCCTGAGGAGGGTACCAGTGATGGGGAGCTTATTCTCCCGTGTGAGCACTCCTACTTCAGACAGgacactgaaaaagaacatCTGTGGAGACGCATCGCCAGCCTCCACACTAAGATCACTGAGTTGgacaagagagaggaaagcacgGTTGCCAAGATCAAGTCGGTGGAGAGTGAAATAGCTTACCTGAAAAAACGTAACAGTGTatgtgaagagagacagaaagcccTCGAAGAGTATTTCACCACTGTACATTCTTTTTTCTGCCTCACTGGACTGTCATTATCTAAGGAACCAGTGATTCTAGAATCACTCGGCCACTCATAA
- the psmc2 gene encoding 26S proteasome regulatory subunit 7 — translation MPDYLGTEQRKVKEEEKDDKPIRALDEGDIALLKTYGQSTYSRQIKQVEDDIQQLLKKINELTGIKESDTGLAPPALWDLAADKQTLQSEQPLQVARCTKIINADSEDPKYIINVKQFAKFVVDLSDQVAPTDIEEGMRVGVDRNKYQIHIPLPPKIDPTVTMMQVEEKPDVTYSDVGGCKEQIEKLREVVETPLLHPERFVNLGIEPPKGVLLFGPPGTGKTLCARAVANRTDACFIRVIGSELVQKYVGEGARMVRELFEMARTKKACLIFFDEIDAIGGARFDDGAGGDNEVQRTMLELINQLDGFDPRGNIKVLMATNRPDTLDPALMRPGRLDRKIEFSLPDLEGRTHIFKIHARSMSVERDIRFELLARLCPNSTGAEIRSVCTEAGMFAIRARRKIATEKDFLEAVNKVIKSYAKFSATPRYMTYN, via the exons ATGCCGGATTATTTGGGAACCGAGCAACGTAAagtaaaagaggaagaaaaagatgataAACCGATCAGAG CTTTGGACGAAGGGGATATTGCACTTTTGAAAACCTAT GGTCAAAGCACCTATTCAAGGCAGATAAAACAAGTGGAAGATGACATTCAGCAGCTTCTTAAGAAAATTAATGAGTTAACTG GTATAAAGGAGTCCGACACAGGACTGGCACCCCCTGCACTGTGGGATTTagctgctgacaaacagacttTGCAGAGTGAGCAACCATTGCAGGTGGCCAG ATGCACCAAGATCATCAATGCAGACTCTGAGGATCCTAAATACATCATCAATGTGAAACAGTTTGCTAAGTTTGTGGTTGACCTGAGTGATCAGGTTGCACCCACTGATATTGAAGAGGGGATGAGAGTGGG AGTGGACAGAAATAAGTACCAGATCCACATTCCTCTTCCACCAAAGATTGACCCCACTGTTACTATGATGCAG GTGGAGGAGAAGCCTGATGTGACCTATAGTGATGTTGGTGGCTGCAAAGAGCAGATTGAGAAACTCAGAGAAGTAGTGGAAACCCCTCTACTACAC CCGGAGCGCTTTGTGAACCTTGGCATCGAGCCCCCAAAGGGTGTTTTGCTGTTTGGACCACCTGGTACAGGAAAGACCCTATGTGCCAGAGCTGTGGCCAACCGTACTGATGCCTGCTTCATTAGGGTCATTGGTTCTGAACTGGTCCAGAAATATGTTGGAGAG GGTGCCAGGATGGTGCGAGAGCTGTTTGAGATGGCCCGGACAAAGAAAGCTTGCCTCATCTTCTTTGATGAAATTGATGCTATTGGAG GAGCCCGTTTTGATGACGGTGCCGGAGGTGACAATGAGGTCCAGAGGACAATGCTGGAGCTCATTAACCAGCTGGATGGCTTTGATCCCCGAGGCAACATCAAGGTTCTGATGGCCACTAACCGACCCGACACCCTGGACCCAGCTCTCATGAGACCAGGTCGTCTTGACAGAAAGATTGAATTCAGTCTGCCAGACCTAGag GGTCGCACTCACATCTTTAAGATCCATGCCCGTTCCATGAGTGTTGAGAGAGACATCCGCTTCGAGCTTTTGGCCCGTCTCTGTCCCAACAGCACAG gAGCTGAGATCCGCAGCGTGTGCACAGAGGCAGGCATGTTTGCTATCAGGGCTCGGAGGAAAATTGCCACAGAGAAAGATTTCTTGGAGGCAGTGAACAAGGTCATCAAGTCTTACGCCAAGTTCAGCGCCACCCCGCGTTACATGACCTACAACTGA
- the slc26a5 gene encoding prestin, with product MEDVTRDEESYSSPTYSVERPVLNEQYIDSHLLHHKERQPKTITQRITEHCRCSTEKAKSVVFSLLPILTWLPSYPVKKYLFQDVLSGLSTGVVQLPQGLAYAMLAAVPPVYGLYSSFYPVLLYTFFGTSRHISVGTFAVVSLMIGGVAVREAPDSMFMLNGTNASEPAVDEAARDARRVQVAVILTTLVGIIQLLLGVLRFGFVAIYLTEPLVRGFTTAAALHVFISQIKYLLGVETTRFSGPLSALRSVVAVLQKITTTNVATVVLGFGCIIFLFGIKEINERFKKKIPIPIPGEIIVVIVSTGISYGMGLHANYKVDIVKDIPTGLLPPAIPDFSLLPNVLVDSIAIAIVSFSMGISLAKIFALKYSYKVDGNQELIALGVCNFAASFFQTFTITGSMSRSLIQESTGGKTQIAGLIGSLVVLLVVAAIGFLFEPLPKTVLAAIIMVNLLGMFKQFRDIPALWSTTRIELAIWLVSFIASFLLGLDYGLLVAIAFAILTVIYRTQSPKTLILGQIPNTGMYCDVNEYEEATECAGIKIFQSNSSIYFANSDQYVNTLKVKTGVDPAQLLAAQKLQKKKAKKMNEEKKTNKSPSEKRNAVIKLDMEDHVTQELVEASQRDTDVQGNGQVTESEVVIDNEEGHCLVPLSHIHSIILDFTPVNFIDSVGAKAIKAVIKEYAAIDVCIFLAGCSRTLLDELRALQFFGGPVTPDLVFPTVHDAVLHCQHRKTSPPCPAVQ from the exons ATGGAAGATGTAACTAGAGATGAGGAATCATACTCCTCACCGACCTACAGCGTGGAGAGACCTGTTTTAAATGAGCAGTACATTGACTCCCACCTACTACACCATAAGGAGAGGCAACCCAAAACTAtcacacagaggatcacagaGCACTGTCG GTGTTCAACTGAGAAGGCCAAATCTGTAGTTTTTAGTCTCTTGCCCATTCTAACATGGCTACCTTCATACCCTGTGAAGAAGTACCTCTTCCAGGATGTTCTGTCTGGTCTGAGCACTGGGGTTGTGCAGCTACCTCAAG GTCTTGCCTATGCCATGTTGGCCGCTGTCCCTCCTGTGTATGGCTTGTACTCATCATTTTATCCAGTTCTGCTCTACACTTTCTTTGGTACCTCAAGGCACATATCAGTGG GAACGTTTGCTGTGGTCAGTCTCATGATTGGAGGTGTTGCGGTCAGAGAGGCTCCAGACTCCATGTTCATGCTTAATGGTACCAATGCATCTGAGCCAGCTGTGGACGAAGCCGCCCGGGATGCCAGGAGAGTGCAGGTGGCTGTTATCCTCACGACGTTAGTGGGTATCATTCAG TTGCTGCTGGGTGTGCTGAGGTTTGGGTTTGTGGCGATCTACCTGACTGAGCCCCTTGTTCGCGGATTCACCACAGCTGCTGCGCTCCATGTCTTCATCTCTCAAATCAAATATCTGCTGGGTGTTGAAACCACACGCTTTAGTGGACCCCTCTCTGCTCTTAGG agTGTTGTTGCTGTCCTACAGAAGATCACCACCACAAATGTTGCCACAGTGGTTTTGGGCTTTGGGTGTATCATCTTCCTGTTTGGGATTAAAGAAATCAAtgagagatttaaaaagaagataCCTATCCCCATTCCTGGAGAGATTATAGTG GTGATTGTTTCCACAGGGATCTCATATGGGATGGGCTTACATGCAAACTACAAGGTTGATATTGTTAAGGACATCCCTACAGG GTTGCTACCTCCTGCTAttcctgatttctctctcttgcccaaTGTACTTGTGGATTCTATTGCTATAGCAATCGTGAGCTTCTCTATGGGCATCTCCCTGGCTAAGATCTTTGCTCTCAAGTACAGCTATAAAGTGGATGGGAACCAG GAACTGATTGCGCTGGGTGTGTGTAATTTTGCTGCATCGTTCTTCCAAACCTTTACCATTACTGGCTCCATGTCCCGTAGTCTAATACAAGAAAGCACTGGAGGCAAGACTCAG attGCGGGATTAATAGGCTCTTTGGTTGTTCTGCTTGTGGTGGCTGCCATTGGCTTTCTGTTTGAACCTCTGCCAAAG ACTGTGTTGGCAGCAATTATCATGGTGAACCTGCTGGGAATGTTTAAGCAGTTCAGGGATATCCCAGCTCTGTGGAGCACCACCAGGATCGAACTG GCCATCTGGTTGGTCTCTTTCATAGCCTCCTTTCTTCTGGGTCTTGACTATGGCTTGCTGGTGGCCATTGCATTTGCAATACTGACTGTAATCTACAGAACACAAAG CCCCAAAACTCTTATTCTGGGACAAATTCCAAACACAGGGATGTACTGTGATGTGAATGAATATGAAGAG GCCACTGAATGTGCAGGGATCAAGATTTTTCAGTCAAACTCCTCCATCTACTTTGCCAACAGTGACCAGTATGTGAACACTCTCAAAGTGAAG ACAGGTGTAGACCCTGCACAATTACTTGCTGCTCAgaaattacagaaaaagaagGCAAAGAAGAtgaatgaagagaagaaaacaaataagtCTCCGTCAGAAAAAAGGAACGCTGTTATCAAACTG GACATGGAGGACCATGTCACTCAGGAGTTGGTGGAGGCGTCCCAGCGTGATACAGACGTCCAGGGGAACGGGCAGGTCACTGAATCTGAGGTGGTGATAGACAATGAGGAGGGACACTGTCTGGTTCCCCTCAGCCACATCCACTCAATCATACTGGACTTCACCCCCGTCAATTTTATCGACTCTGTCGGCGCTAAAGCAATCAAAGCT GTGATCAAAGAGTATGCCGCCATTGATGTGTGCATTTTCCTGGCTGGTTGTAGTA GAACACTGCTGGATGAACTAAGGGCTCTGCAGTTTTTCGGCGGCCCTGTAACCCCTGACCTTGTGTTTCCCACTGTCCATGATGCCGTGCTCCACTGCCAGCACAGGAAAACCTCTCCCCCCTGCCCTGCTGTCCAGTGA
- the tspan33a gene encoding tetraspanin-33: protein MTRGRGSPSKENEFTFISPVVKYLLFFFNVIFWVISVMLVVVGVYARLMKYEAAMVCFTVDPAILLMIVGGLMFLITFCGCVGSLRENICLLETFCITLTVIFILQLASGVLGFVFSDKARHKVTEVFNNAIKHYRDDLDLQNLIDFGQRKFSCCGGVSYLDWSHNMYFNCTSDNPSKERCSVPFSCCLLSQEEGIINTMCGHGMQDMEFDKAADFINTSGCIDKLVNWFHSNLFLLGGIALGLAIPQLVGILLSQVLVNQIRDQVKLQNYNQQHRSDPWS from the exons ATGACGAGAGGAAGAGGTTCTCCATCAAAGGAAAATGAATTCACCTTCATCAGTCCAGTTGTCAAgtatttgcttttcttcttcaaCGTGATATTTTGG GTGATATCAGTGATGTTAGTGGTTGTCGGGGTTTATGCAAGACTGATGAAATATG AGGCAGCCATGGTGTGTTTCACAGTGGACCCTGCTATCCTGCTAATGATAGTGGGGGGGCTCATGTTTCTCATCACATTCTGTGGATGTGTGGGATCCCTGCGAGAAAACATCTGTCTCCTGGAGACG TTCTGTATCACTTTGACAGTGATATTTATCTTGCAACTGGCTTCAGGTGTGCTTGGTTTTGTCTTCTCTGACAAG GCACGCCACAAAGTGACAGAAGTGTTTAATAATGCCATTAAGCACTATAGAGATGATTTGGACCTACAGAACCTTATAGATTTTGGCCAGAGAAAG TTCAGCTGCTGTGGAGGAGTGTCATACTTAGACTGGTCCCATAACATGTACTTTAACTGCACGTCCGACAACCCAAGCAAGGAACGCTGCTCTGTGCCTTTCTCCTGCTGTCTGCTCTCCCAGGAGGag GGAATTATAAATACCATGTGTGGGCATGGGATGCAGGATATGGAGTTTGACAAGGCTGCAGATTTCATCAACACCAGTGGATGCATTGACAAATTAGTCAACTGGTTCCATAGCAATCTGTTCCTGCTGGGGGGTATTGCTTTGGGCCTGGCAATTCCACAG CTTGTTGGGATCCTCTTGTCTCAAGTCCTTGTAAACCAGATCCGAGATCAGGTCAAACTGCAGAACTATAACCAACAGCATCGTTCAGACCCCTGGAGCTGA
- the smo gene encoding protein smoothened — protein sequence MSSRCLSSIVGGFGMLYIWAAAVVVAHAAIGQKNETIFNDFCKKTSTCEVLKYNTCLGSPLPYTHTSLILAEDSNTQEEVFEKLGMWSGLRNAPRCWAVIQPLLCAVYMPKCDNGKVELPSQHLCLATRRPCNIVDQERGWPSFLKCENKERFPMGCQNEVQKIKFNTSGHCEAPLVKTDIQASWYKDVEGCGIQCNNPLFTEEEHSDMHTYIAIFGSITLLCTFFTLATFLADWKNSNRYPAVILFYVNACFFIGSIGWLAQFMDGARKEIVCKSDNTMRLGEPSSTETLSCVIIFVIVYYSLMSGVIWFVMLTYAWHTSFKALGTTHQPLSGKTSYFHLVTWSIPFILTVAILAIAEVDGDSVSGICFVGYKNYRYRAGFVLAPIGLVLIVGGYFLIRGVMTLFSIKSNHPGLLSEKAASKINETMLRLGIFGFLAFGFVFITFGCHFYDFFNQAEWERSFREYVLCEANVTIAHQTNKPIPECAIKNRPSLLVEKINLFSMFGTGIAMSTWVWTKATILIWKRTWCRIIGRSDDEPKRIKKSKMIAKAFSKRKELQRDPEKELSFSMHTVSHEGPVAGINFELNEPSMDMSSAWAQHVTKMVARRGAILPQDISVTPTGTPVPPPEERNRLWMVEAEISPEMMKRKKKKKKRKKEVRPLGPADEGDNPTYRRREFGPSSVPRLPKLPGHKSLVANLQKQQLQQQEEEDVLPGSFPEFRPSCPLPYQQRYGGLEYRTSGRRSQHPGFNLMPNPLVFRDGHHDDFQPPPWQYNRALRHSGEAGPTTVGSSRTAQGPCSEGRRTMVAPIHSRTNLMEAELMDADSDF from the exons ATGTCTTCCCGGTGCCTCAGCTCCATTGTTGGAGGGTTTGGGATGCTTTACATTTGGGCTGCTGCTGTAGTGGTTGCTCACGCGGCTATAGGACAGAAAAACGAAACAATATTCAACGATTTTTGTAAGAAAACTTCAACATGCGAAGTACTGAAATACAATACTTGTCTTGGGTCACCCTTACCGTACACTCACACGTCCCTAATTCTTGCTGAGGATTCTAATACTCAAGAGGAAGTTTTTGAAAAGTTGGGCATGTGGTCCG GTTTGAGAAATGCCCCTAGGTGCTGGGCAGTCATTCAGCCattactgtgtgcagtgtacATGCCCAAATGTGATAATGGCAAAGTGGAGCTGCCTAGCCAACATCTCTGTCTGGCAACCCGTCGACCATGCAACATTGTGGACCAGGAGAGAGGATGGCCAAGCTTCctaaaatgtgaaaacaagGAGAGGTTTCCAATGGGTTGCCAG AATGAGGTTCAGAAAATCAAGTTTAACACTTCGGGACACTGTGAAGCGCCTTTAGTAAAGACGGACATCCAAGCAAGTTGGTATAAGGATGTGGAGGGCTGTGGTATTCAGTGCAACAACCCACTCTTCACAGAGGAGGAACACTCCGACATGCACACCTACATCGCCATCTTTGGTTCCATCACTCTCCTCTGTACTTTCTTCACACTG GCTACATTTCTTGCCGACTGGAAAAATTCCAATCGCTATCCTGCTGTCATCCTTTTCTACGTCAATGCCTGCTTCTTCATTGGCAGCATTGGTTGGCTTGCGCAGTTTATGGATGGAGCCCGCAAAGAGATTGTCTGTAAAAGTGACAACACCATGCGGCTTGGGGAGCCCTC GTCAACAGAAACATTGTCCTGTGTCATCATATTTGTGATCGTTTACTACTCCCTCATGTCAGGGGTCATTTGGTTTGTTATGCTTACCTATGCCTGGCACACTTCCTTCAAAGCCCTTGGGACCACACACCAGCCTCTGTCTGGGAAGACTTCTTACTTTCACTTGGTGACATGGTCCATTCCTTTCATACTCACTGTGGCTATACTGGCCATTGCAGAG GTGGACGGAGACTCTGTGAGCggtatttgttttgttggatACAAAAACTACAGATATCGTGCAGGGTTTGTGTTGGCTCCAATTGGGTTGGTACTCATTGTCGGCGGCTATTTCCTCATAAGAG GGGTCATGACATTGTTCTCAATTAAGAGCAACCACCCTGGACTTCTTAGCGAAAAGGCTGCCAGTAAAATCAATGAGACCATGTTAAGACTCG gtatATTTGGATTCcttgcttttggttttgttttcatcacttTTGGATGCCATTTCTATGACTTCTTTAACCAGGCGGAGTGGGAGAGGAGTTTCAGGGAATATGTACT GTGTGAGGCCAATGTGACAATCGCTCATCAGACCAACAAGCCGATCCCAGAGTGTGCCATCAAGAACAGGCCTAGTCTTCTTGTAGAGAAGATCAACTTATTCTCCATGTTTGGCACAGGCATAGCCATGAGCACCTGGGTATGGACCAAAGCCACCATTCTCATTTGGAAACGCACCTGGTGCAG GATAATCGGACGCAGCGATGACGAGCCAAAGCGGATAAAGAAGAGCAAAATGATAGCCAAAGCCTTCTCCAAACGGAAGGAGCTCCAGAGGGATCCGGAAAAAGAACTGTCTTTTAGCATGCACACTGTCTCACATGAAGGACCTGTAG CGGGTATAAACTTTGAACTGAATGAGCCGTCTATGGACATGTCCTCAGCATGGGCACAGCATGTGACCAAGATGGTCGCCCGCAGAGGAGCTATCTTGCCCCAAGACATCTCCGTCACACCCACTGGGACACCTG TGCCTCCACCAGAAGAGCGAAACAGGCTTTGGATGGTTGAAGCAGAAATTTCTCCAGaaatgatgaagagaaagaagaaaaagaagaagagaaagaaggaggtaCGCCCCCTGGGACCCGCAGATGAAGGCGATAACCCCACATATCGTCGTCGAGAATTTGGACCCAGTTCTGTGCCCCGTCTCCCAAAGCTGCCTGGACACAAAAGCCTGGTGGCCAATCTACAGAAGCAGCAGTTACAGcagcaggaagaggaggatgtcCTCCCAGGCTCCTTTCCTGAGTTTCGTCCATCCTGCCCTCTTCCATATCAGCAGAGATATGGAGGATTGGAATATCGCACCTCTGGACGACGCAGCCAACATCCAGGCTTCAATCTGATGCCCAACCCTCTGGTGTTTAGAGACGGCCACCATGACGATTTCCAGCCTCCCCCATGGCAGTACAACAGAGCGCTACGCCATTCAGGGGAAGCGGGGCCCACGACAGTGGGTTCTAGTAGGACGGCCCAAGGGCCCTGTTCAGAGGGCAGACGAACCATGGTTGCGCCTATTCATTCCAGAACCAACCTGATGGAAGCAGAGCTCATGGATGCTGACTCTGACTTCTGA